The Fusarium falciforme chromosome 12, complete sequence DNA window GCCTGGAGACTGGAAATCCATTGGCGGGATCAGGGGTACCACCCTTAATGCCCCTTGCCGAGAATATTGACTTCCCACCCTTTGTGCCTTTTGCCGACATCAACTTCGATGCCCAGCTGCAGCCTCCTGCCCCAACGGGTTTTCTCGACCTTTTTGCACAGCCTAACACAGAGAGCCTTTCTCAAGACGCATCATCAGTGAATATTGGCCAAAGTCAGTTCGAATTGATGCGCGATGCTGAGACTGCAGCGGCCATGTCTGAACTGCAATTGTGAGTTAATATTTTCTCTGTTCTAGCGCCCAGTGACACTCGGCTAACCCGATGAGTGAAGCCCGGTGGGATCTCTGTCAGTCGATTCAGAGCCTATGGAAGATGCTGCGACGAGTGGCAATGGAAAACATGGGGCATTCGGGCTAGAACCCCTTGATAAGGAATGGGCCGTTTTGTAAGCTATTATCCGAGTGCCGTCTCCAAGGGGGGCTAACATTCCAGTAGACATCACCTCTTCTTCGAGTTCGTCTATCACTCGCTCCCAATTCTCTATCAAGATCGATTCTTCGAAGAAATGGCTACGCAACCTCACCCCCGCCCTCTACTCGCTTTGAGTTATGCAGTTGCCCTTGTGAGCGCGGCCATCTCACTGCCCCATCAGGATCTACAGAAGCAATATTATTCCATGACGCGAAAGCTGCTGGAGGAGTGCGAGATGGAGGGTGACGGGGCAGAATTTACCAACCTCAACATCTTCCAagccttgctcttcttgctgAGATATGAGATCATGGCAAGCCAGATCACTAGAGCTTGGATGACACTCGGACGGGCTATCAGGCTTGCAAGTGTGTTGAATCTTCAAAAGATGGACACTCGAGACCTTTCAAGCGGAATCGTCCCAGGTCTTCACGTGGAACTGCCCCCAACGGAGGATTCCGTTTTGTTAGAAGAGCGAAGGCGCTCGTTTTGGTGTCTTTTTATACTCGAGACGTACGTCAAGACTCGATCAGGAATGCCTTGTCAACTGGGTCACGCGGTAGTAAGTACGATGATAATTAATCCGGCAGATGCTTTACTGACTGGTTTTTTAACCAAGTCGTTTGACGTCAACCTACCGTCGCCTGGGCTGCTCAATCAAGGGCTCACACCAACCAACATGCCATTTCTGCGAGATGTAGCCAAGAGCGAAGAGGAACTCTCCTCTTACGCTGCCTGCGTCATCATGGTAGATCTCGCGATTCGGGCTTATGAACACGGAGAATTGTCACAATCACAGGCTCAGGGGTACTGGGATCGGCACTTCGCCATGGCGAAACTGATTCAAGAATGTTCCGCAAAGATGGGGAACAATCTAGGGAAAGAGGCTGCAGTCCGTGACCCTGTTTCTCTATCGAACCAACTCAACTTGGGCGCTATTAAGATCATGCTGCACGAAACAGCTATTGGCAGGGGACGTGCAGATGATCTTTCGCGGTCGATGATTGAAGAGAATGAACGGTGCTGCCAA harbors:
- a CDS encoding Zn(2)-C6 fungal-type domain-containing protein translates to MGSKRVRQACTVCRDRKVRCDRIQPSCGRCLRLHERCSYGASSGPTNLSRQVRELQARLERAEERLSESSKGSLETGNPLAGSGVPPLMPLAENIDFPPFVPFADINFDAQLQPPAPTGFLDLFAQPNTESLSQDASSVNIGQSQFELMRDAETAAAMSELQFPVGSLSVDSEPMEDAATSGNGKHGAFGLEPLDKEWAVLHHLFFEFVYHSLPILYQDRFFEEMATQPHPRPLLALSYAVALVSAAISLPHQDLQKQYYSMTRKLLEECEMEGDGAEFTNLNIFQALLFLLRYEIMASQITRAWMTLGRAIRLASVLNLQKMDTRDLSSGIVPGLHVELPPTEDSVLLEERRRSFWCLFILETYVKTRSGMPCQLGHAVSFDVNLPSPGLLNQGLTPTNMPFLRDVAKSEEELSSYAACVIMVDLAIRAYEHGELSQSQAQGYWDRHFAMAKLIQECSAKMGNNLGKEAAVRDPVSLSNQLNLGAIKIMLHETAIGRGRADDLSRSMIEENERCCQVAAQTIADTVRVVWENQPSERNLFTLQATFTAWPIAKAISTLVRDRADACNLPSVQRMSDLKLLCSVLDYVEREGGYWHILITDHLAQVREWDEGLESSA